The genome window CACATGGACAAAATTGTTCCATCATTACTGTACAACATGCAAAATGCTATGTGAGTTTCAAAAATATAATCCCAAAAATTTATCAGATGAACAACAGCAAAGGCATATCTCTCTATTCATTTTCTCGAATTGTCTTGACATCAAAATtctaatttttcatgttttacttTCTGAAGGTACGCCGGGAAAGAAGATGCAACTCCCGAAAGTCCAACCGAGGAAAGATCGGATCCTCCTCAATTTGCAGAAACTTGTATGCGCGAACTTGTCGGACGTGCATCCTTTGGTCATATTCGTTGTGTAATAAGACCAGTATTAAGGTAGGTCAAAGACCAATCTTTTCATAGctgttatatttttctttatcgctaatgtaacatttaaaaaaacataaaatttcaggCATTTAGATAATCACCAGCTGTGGGTTCCCAATTTCTTCGCAATTCATACATTCAGGATCATTATGTTCTCCATTCAAGTAAGTCTCATGCAACATaacgttgaatttttcgttcctgCAAAATAACATGAGAAACTGCAATACTTAGAAAATAATCTctccacgattttttttctaatttatttcattatcttGCAGTCGCAATATTCATATACAGTCGTTGAAGCATTGATGACCCATTTAGACGATCATTCCAAATCGTCTCCGAAAATACGGACTAGCATTGCAGACACGTTATcgaaaataatatcgattGCTGCAGGCGAGAGTGTTGGCAAGTTTCAAAAACTAAGAATCTACTATGACTTTTACTTCCTTCAATTAAAACTGAGCCAGCAATTGacctttttttatatttaatttttcaggGCCTTCTGTGCtggaaataataaattccTTGCTCTCTCACCTGCGCATCAGCGTAACAACGAATCAGTATTCTAGCAATGACGAACAGTTGTATCAAGAAGCTCTGATAAACGCTCTTGGAGAATTTGCCAATCATCTTCCGGATTATCAAAAGATTGAAATCATGATGTTCATCATGAGCAAAGTTCCGTACAGTCAACCTGATCGCATTGTTTCGGTGGGCAAAGGagatgtattgttacaaagtATTCTCCTCAAGTCACTCTTGAAGGTAAAACTTGCATGCCGATTCTTTAATTCAATTCTACATGGATCCGTTACTCACTTGTACGCATTGGGCCTCCAAGAACCGATGAGCCTTGGATTtagttttccaaaaattaattCTATCTTAACTCTATTTTCACCTTGCAACTTTTCCTTAAAATCAAATCGTTGCGACGAAAATTtataggaaaaaatgaaaatgtaggaagattttgattgatttccttgaagatttttcgcaAAGATCGCAACCGAAAACATTGCGTTCCCTCATAAAAGATATTGAAATACATGAAGTGATACTTAACGTTATGATTGGTTTTTGATTTCCAGGTTGGCACAAAATATCAAACAATACATTTGAACACGACATTCCCACCGAGTTTCTTAGAACCACTACTGCGAATGTCCCTCGCACCGGACGCCGAAATGAGACTTTTGGTCCAGAAAATCTTTCATACTCTCATCGACAGACATCGTAATATCGATAAATTGGCCGTTCCATCGTAAGTATTTTTTAACACGAAAACTCGAAAACTTACAGACTTTTTGAAGAAGCATCTCACTttgtgatatttttcatttttaatctcTTAAACttgcttgaaaaattttcaactacTTTTCACTGCGCATTCAAAATGTAACTGActataattaaaaattcattcggtCTCAAACGAAAATTGCATACTTTTGCGATATCTCACTGATGGTAATAATTGTCTTTTATTTCAGAGTCAATATGTCAGAGTTGGACCTCGTGATCGAGAAATCCTCACGTCCTGATCTTATATTCATCCGTAAACACGGTCCTGAAATATATTTAGCTCTCTACGAATCGTTAGAATTACCAAGCAATACGGTTGACAATATAAAAGCAATATACACGACCCTGGCTCTTTTGGCAGTGGAACTAGCATCCGAAGAGACTGTTCTCGAGCAGTTACGATTGGTCCTGAGCCTCCAGGATCTCGCTCTTACGAGCGGACAGATAACACCGACCCTGAAGTTCAATTTGCACGCAATCGTCGTGAGTCTTCTCGTCCTTATATCTTACGTTTGCAACATCACCTCGCTGATGGATTATGCCAATAAAATCGTTGACGGACGTCGCAAAGAAGGCAGTCATCTTTTGCCagcgttgagaaaaaattacgaaagcGAGTTGCCCACTCGTTTCTCACCGGCACTCTTGATCGACCAAGCTACTGTAACCGAATGCTTGAAAAGTGCTGGACTCGATACCGGCAAATTCCAGCAGGGCTCTGGATATAGCAGCAACTCTTTGCAGCATAGGTATTTCCTGAATATAATTCAGTAAAGACAAGTTTGTTTATTACCGGTATTGTGaccaaaatatttcaagtttTGTCAGgtgttcaattattttatgTAAAATCACAATTCTTCTGAATGTTTTCTGGCTCCACAGGCATTCGTGGGTTGACAGCGCAGGTCGCAGTTCCATGGCGGACATCAACAC of Venturia canescens isolate UGA chromosome 6, ASM1945775v1, whole genome shotgun sequence contains these proteins:
- the stmA gene encoding protein EFR3 homolog cmp44E isoform X1, whose amino-acid sequence is MALIKCCFEIDAPEVFETVVRKCTDPGCCCWCCSALRPRYKRLVDNIFPVNPQDGLVKNNMEKLTFYSLSSPEKLDRIGEYLFQRASRDIYRRRNGFVVIAMEAMDQLLVACHAQTLNLFVESFLKMVQKLLESTDPQLQILATHSFVRFANIEEDTPSYHTRYDFFVSKYSAMCHSNNDELGIRKQIRLAGIQGLQGVVRKTLSDDLVENIWEPVHMDKIVPSLLYNMQNAMYAGKEDATPESPTEERSDPPQFAETCMRELVGRASFGHIRCVIRPVLRHLDNHQLWVPNFFAIHTFRIIMFSIQSQYSYTVVEALMTHLDDHSKSSPKIRTSIADTLSKIISIAAGESVGPSVLEIINSLLSHLRISVTTNQYSSNDEQLYQEALINALGEFANHLPDYQKIEIMMFIMSKVPYSQPDRIVSVGKGDVLLQSILLKSLLKVGTKYQTIHLNTTFPPSFLEPLLRMSLAPDAEMRLLVQKIFHTLIDRHRNIDKLAVPSVNMSELDLVIEKSSRPDLIFIRKHGPEIYLALYESLELPSNTVDNIKAIYTTLALLAVELASEETVLEQLRLVLSLQDLALTSGQITPTLKFNLHAIVVSLLVLISYVCNITSLMDYANKIVDGRRKEGSHLLPALRKNYESELPTRFSPALLIDQATVTECLKSAGLDTGKFQQGSGYSSNSLQHRHSWVDSAGRSSMADINTGNTELDSGGSSPGVQKKLPGEELTFDSMKRILTECNNNQIQVEEKRVELSECFRNAPFQDLVTKTQPKHDVLQTKLSDIFNSLTIETRNISQQGIQPIDSKPSQIPSYELHFPELFVY
- the stmA gene encoding protein EFR3 homolog cmp44E isoform X2; amino-acid sequence: MFGCCWCCSALRPRYKRLVDNIFPVNPQDGLVKNNMEKLTFYSLSSPEKLDRIGEYLFQRASRDIYRRRNGFVVIAMEAMDQLLVACHAQTLNLFVESFLKMVQKLLESTDPQLQILATHSFVRFANIEEDTPSYHTRYDFFVSKYSAMCHSNNDELGIRKQIRLAGIQGLQGVVRKTLSDDLVENIWEPVHMDKIVPSLLYNMQNAMYAGKEDATPESPTEERSDPPQFAETCMRELVGRASFGHIRCVIRPVLRHLDNHQLWVPNFFAIHTFRIIMFSIQSQYSYTVVEALMTHLDDHSKSSPKIRTSIADTLSKIISIAAGESVGPSVLEIINSLLSHLRISVTTNQYSSNDEQLYQEALINALGEFANHLPDYQKIEIMMFIMSKVPYSQPDRIVSVGKGDVLLQSILLKSLLKVGTKYQTIHLNTTFPPSFLEPLLRMSLAPDAEMRLLVQKIFHTLIDRHRNIDKLAVPSVNMSELDLVIEKSSRPDLIFIRKHGPEIYLALYESLELPSNTVDNIKAIYTTLALLAVELASEETVLEQLRLVLSLQDLALTSGQITPTLKFNLHAIVVSLLVLISYVCNITSLMDYANKIVDGRRKEGSHLLPALRKNYESELPTRFSPALLIDQATVTECLKSAGLDTGKFQQGSGYSSNSLQHRHSWVDSAGRSSMADINTGNTELDSGGSSPGVQKKLPGEELTFDSMKRILTECNNNQIQVEEKRVELSECFRNAPFQDLVTKTQPKHDVLQTKLSDIFNSLTIETRNISQQGIQPIDSKPSQIPSYELHFPELFVY